Proteins co-encoded in one Verrucomicrobiota bacterium genomic window:
- a CDS encoding Hsp20/alpha crystallin family protein has product MSMSKVSSALHVVKTQAPRDHDGSAETYWVPNTDVYVCEEGLVIKVELAGMRREDLELIVESNRLKIRGYRPDGCRAPKCKFLVMEINYGAFATVIELPKGYDLSQARAAYQNGFLRIDVPANGGKRPDPHSITLAASETRIS; this is encoded by the coding sequence ATGAGCATGTCTAAAGTGAGTTCCGCCCTGCACGTTGTCAAAACTCAGGCCCCCCGCGATCACGACGGTTCGGCCGAAACCTATTGGGTTCCCAACACCGATGTCTATGTTTGCGAAGAGGGATTAGTCATCAAAGTTGAACTGGCCGGCATGCGCCGGGAAGACTTGGAACTGATCGTGGAGAGCAATCGCCTCAAGATTCGAGGCTATCGACCCGATGGCTGCCGCGCGCCGAAATGCAAGTTTCTCGTCATGGAGATCAATTACGGCGCGTTCGCCACGGTGATCGAGCTGCCCAAAGGCTACGATCTCAGCCAGGCCCGCGCGGCTTACCAGAACGGGTTCCTGAGAATTGACGTCCCGGCCAACGGCGGAAAACGCCCGGATCCTCATTCCATTACCCTCGCAGCTTCAGAAACCAG
- a CDS encoding sulfurtransferase FdhD, with the protein LAVEFAQESGQTLIGFLRGKNLNVYSRSERIR; encoded by the coding sequence CTGGCGGTGGAGTTTGCCCAGGAAAGCGGCCAGACGCTCATCGGATTTCTCCGGGGAAAGAACTTAAACGTCTATTCGCGTTCCGAGCGCATCAGATGA